In Tachysurus fulvidraco isolate hzauxx_2018 chromosome 3, HZAU_PFXX_2.0, whole genome shotgun sequence, a single window of DNA contains:
- the gfod1 gene encoding glucose-fructose oxidoreductase domain-containing protein 1 isoform X3 — MMSAAQYYPKLLSIMGNVLRFLPAFVRMKELLEEGYVGELLVCEAQVHGGSLLGKKYNWSCDDLMGGGGLHSVGSYIIDLLTFLTSRRAIKVHGFLKTFIKQTDHIKGIRQITSDDFCTFQMVLEGGACCTVTLNFNVPGEFQQEVVVVGTAGRLTVSGTDLYGQKNSGIGGRELLLKDSTPLGNASLPDKAFSDIPTPYLTGTICMVQAIRQAFQGQEDRRTWDGRPLTMAATFEDCLYALCVVDTIKKSNQCGEWQNIVVMTEEPEISPAYLISEAMRRSRMSLYC, encoded by the coding sequence ATGATGTCAGCAGCGCAATACTACCCCAAGCTGCTGAGCATTATGGGTAACGTTCTGCGTTTTCTTCCGGCCTTCGTGCGCATGAAGGAGCTGCTAGAGGAGGGCTACGTGGGAGAATTGCTGGTCTGCGAGGCACAGGTTCACGGTGGCAGCCTCTTGGGTAAGAAATACAACTGGAGCTGTGATGACTTGATGGGTGGTGGAGGACTTCACTCTGTGGGCAGCTACATCATCGACCTGCTCACATTCCTGACCAGTCGGCGCGCCATCAAGGTGCACGGCTTTCTCAAGacatttattaaacagacaGACCATATCAAGGGCATCAGACAGATCACCAGTGATGACTTTTGCACTTTTCAGATGGTGCTGGAGGGTGGAGCCTGCTGCACCGTGACGCTCAATTTCAATGTGCCAGGTGAGTTCCAGCAGGAGGTGGTTGTGGTTGGAACGGCTGGACGGCTCACAGTGAGTGGCACTGACTTGTATGGACAAAAGAACAGTGGCATCGGAGGTCGTGAGCTCCTGCTCAAAGACAGCACACCTTTAGGCAACGCCTCACTGCCTGACAAGGCCTTCAGCGACATTCCTACGCCTTACCTCACTGGCACCATCTGCATGGTCCAGGCAATACGACAGGCTTTTCAGGGTCAGGAGGATCGGCGGACTTGGGACGGCCGGCCGCTCACCATGGCCGCCACATTTGAGGACTGTTtgtatgctttgtgtgtggtaGACACAATCAAAAAGTCCAACCAGTGTGGCGAATGGCAGAACATCGTAGTGATGACGGAGGAACCTGAGATCAGTCCAGCCTACCTGATCAGTGAGGCCATGCGACGCAGCAGGATGTCCCTCTACTGTTAA